The genome window AGACCTACCGTGCCCACTGTTCCCGCTTTATTGACCGGGGATTTTCGCGCCGCTTCATTGTGCTGGAGGAGCTAACCCAGGACCTGATTCGGCAGGAAAAACAGGCCTACGAGAAGCTGATCCGGATGATGTCGCACGAAATCAACAACTCCATCGGCGCCATCAACTCCATTCTGCAGAGCTTCCACCACTACGCGCCCCAGCTCCGCCCCGATGACCAGCCCGATTTTACGGAGGCCCTCGACGTGTCCATCAGTCGCAATACCCACCTGGCCAACTTCATTGCCAACTTCGCCAACCTCGTGCGCCTGCCCTTGCCCCAGTGCCACCCCACCGATGTGCACGAGCTGCTGCGCACCACTGAGCGGCTACTGCACGTGCAAGCTGGGCGCCGGCGCATTCACTGGCACACTGATTTCGCGCCTGGCCCGCTGGTTGTCCGCCTGGATGCCCAGCAGTTGGAGCAGGCTCTGCTCAATATCTGCAAGAATGCCCTAGAAGCCATTGGCGAAGAAGGTAACCTGTGGGTGCGCACCAGCCGGGAGCCCGCCTGCATCAGCATTGAAAACGACGGCCCCGGCATTCCGCCCGAGGTGCAGCGCCGCTTGTTCACGCCCTTCTTTAGCACCAAGCGCGACGGCCAGGGCATCGGCCTGACCCTGGTGCGCGACATTCTACTGGCCCACGGCTTTTCGTTCGAGCTGGCTCCAACGCCGCACGGTACTACCGCCTTCACCATCCGGTTGGCTTAGCGCAAGCCAGTGAAACTAACGGTAGGGGCCAAACACTACAGCGCCCACGCCGTGTAGTTGCCAGCTATAGTAACTACGTAGCGTGGGCGCCGGATAACGGATGGTTCGATAATTGGCTTTCCTTATTTGCGCTTCACCGGCGCGGCGGGCTTGCGGGTAGGAGCGGGCCGGCCAGCAGGAGGTGTTGCATCGGTAGCTACCTGCCCGTTGCGGAAGGTTTTCTTTTCCTGCACCGTCTTGCCATCGGGGGCGAAATAGCTCCATACGCCGGTTTCCTTGCCATTGCGGAAGGCCCCGGTTATTTCGGGCGTGCCATCCTCCCGCAGCTGGCGGAAGGGGCCCATCTTGAGGCCTTTCACGTAGGTAGTCTCCGCTTTAAGCTTGCCAGAAGGGTAGAATTCCTGCCCCAGTCCTATGGGCTTGCTGTTTTCGAAGGTCAGCTTGCTTTGCACGGTGCCGGTGGGGTAGTAGGTAAGTTGCTCGCCGGCCAGCTTGCCATTCACGTAGGTTTCCTGCTTTTGCACCTGCTTGCCGCCGGGGTGAAAGGTACGCCACTGGCCTGCGGGCTGGCCGTTCTTGTACTGTTGCTCTTCCTTAGGGAGGCCGTCCTCGTAATAAGCCGTAATGCGCCGGTCGCGGCCCTGGTTGGCGTACTCAATCTTCTGCTGGGCTTTTCCCGACTCATAGAAATCCTGCTGGGTGCCCACCAGCACGCCCTGGCGGTAGGTTTGGGTGCTTTTCACGGCCCCGCTTTCGTAGTAAGATTTCGCCGGTCCATCGAGGTTGCTGGTACCCCCGGCCAAGTTTTTGGCTTGCTTGGTCAGATCGTCGGCCAAGGGGTTTTTTACGGCCCTGCCCACCAGGGTAGCGGGGGCGTAGGTGCCCTCTGTGCGCAGCTTGCCCGAGCGGTAGAAGCTGCGGTAGCTGCCCTTGCCGCTTTTATCGGCCTGCACGTCCGTTTCTACCTGGCCGTTGTCGTAGTACGTTTTATAGGGGCCCGCCAGCAATCCTTTGCTGTACACTCCCTCACTTTGCAGCTGACCGTTTTCAAAGTAGGTTTTCACTGGCCCGTTGGCTTGCCCGTTCTGGTAGGTGATTTCCACCCGGGGCTTGCCCGACGGATACAACTCCCGGATGGCCCCGGCGGGCTGGCCGTTGCTGAGCGTGGTTTCCAGCTTTACTTCCCCGCTAGGGTGGTAGTAGCGTAGCGTGCCCGTCGGCTGATCGTCCTGGTAGGTGCCTTCCTGGGCGATTTTGCCGGTGGGGTAATACGTTTTGAAAGGGCCCTGGCGGACGCCCTGCTGGTAGGTGACCTCCAGCCGCCGGCCGCCGGTAGGATGAAACTCTACGTAGGCTGAGTCGCGCTTCCCATCGGTGTAGCGAGTTTGGGCCTCCAGCTTGCCAGAGTAGTAAAACCGCTTGTAGGGGCCCTGCATGACGGTATCAGCAGCTACCAGAGCCGAGAATATTTCCCGCTTGCGGGTATTCGTAGAATCGAAATAGGTAGTGAGGCGTCGCAGCTTCTGGGCCTGAGCGGCCGTGGAAGTTAGCAGCAGCAGAGCAAGGGCAAGTCGTTTCATAGGCGCAAGAACGCAGTAAAGCAGAAAGTATTTTCGAATGACAACCGGTGGCAAGGGGTAGCGGGTAGGTAAAATCAGCCGAACGATACGCACCCATTCACCCCAAACCATGCATCTGCTACCCGCAAAACAAAAGCCCTGCCGCAAATGCAGCAGGGCTTTACCACCTGAATCAGGCAGAAAGTCCGGCGAATTCGGAAAACCCGCCGGAAGTCTGGGCTTACAGTTTTTCTACCACGAGGCTGCTGGCTCCGCCGCCCCCGTTGCAGATGCCGGCTACTCCAATTTTGCCGCCCTCGTTGTGCAGCACATTTACCAGGGTAGTAACGATGCGCGCGCCCGAAGCGCCCAGCGGGTGCCCCAACGATACAGCGCCGCCGTAAGGGTTCACCTTGATTCCCTCCAGTTCCAGCAGCTTGTTGTTGGCCAGCGAAACCACCGAGAAAGCCTCGTTGATTTCGTAGAAATCAACATCCTTGGCCTCCAGACCGGCGTGCTTCAGCGCTTTGGGAATTGCCAGGGCTGGGGAAGTGGTAAACCACTCCGGAGCCTGCTCGGCATCAGCGAAGCCCCGAATCAAGGCCAGGGGCTTCACGCCCAGTTGCTCGGCCTTCTCCCGACTCATGAGCAGCACGGCGGCGGCCCCATCATTAAGCGTAGAAGCGTTGGCGGCCGTTACGGTGCCTTCTTTGCCGAAAGCCGGCTTCAGGCCCGCAAACTTGGTGAAATCAGCCTTGGTGTACTCCTCATCGTCGCTGATGACGGTTTCCTTACCGCGTACCGTAATGGTTACGGGCACGATTTCGTCTTTCTTTTTGCCAGCTTTAGCAGCAGCGGCGCTCCGCTCGTAGCTCTGCTGGGCAAAGGCGTCCTGCTCCTCGCGGGTGATGCCGTAGTGGGTGGCGGTGCGGTCGGCGGCTACACCCATGGCGAAATCGTGGTAGGGGTCCCACAGGCCGTCCTTCATCAGACCGTCAATCATCTGGCCATGACCGTACTTGGCGCCAAAACGGGCCTTATCGAGGTAGTAAGGTACATTCGACATGCTTTCCATGCCACCCGCCAGCACTACCTCCGACTGCCCCAGCATAATAGCTTGGGCTCCGAACATGATGGCTTTGGTGCCGGAAGCACACACCTTGTTAACCGTGGTGCACTCTACCGTGTCTGGCAGGCCAGCTTTCTTGGCAGCTTGCCGGGCAGGAGCCTGGCCCAGGTTAGCAGAAATAACGTTGCCCATTATCACCTGATCAACTTCCTGACCGTCAATGCCGGCTTTTTCCAGCGCGCCTTTCAGGGCAATGGCCCCCAGTTCAGTGGCCGACAATGAGGCCAAACTGCCCCCAAATGAGCCAATGGGCGTGCGCACGGCGGCTACAATTACTACTTCCTTGATTTGCATAAATTGAATGGGTGGAATGGTTTGGTTTTGGGTGGGCTGCTTTCCCGTAAAGGTAGGAATTCGGCCAATAGGGTAGGAGAGGCGTAGGCTAGAGCAAGCAGGCCCTGCGCCTTAGTGTTCAGCTACTGCCGTTGCCCAGAGTTAAGCTGCTATGAACTTACCAGCCCGGCTTGCCTTTGGGGGCTGGGGCAGTGGCTTTGCGGGGTAACTGCTGCAGGTACTGCTGCTCCGCCGTGTGCAGGGCTTCTAGTAGCTGGCGCGCCTGGCCTGGACTCAAGTTCATTTGCTGCAAACGGGCCCGTTGCGTTTGGGTGTTTGCTTCGGCGTTGGTAGCGGCCTCAGTTCCTCCCCGCCGACTTGAGCCGCCCGGCGCTTCCGGGCCGCTTTCCGCATCGCTCAGCCCGCGCACCGAGCCCGGCTCACTACCTCGGCTCACACTGCGCTGAGGCCCTGCTCCTGG of Hymenobacter sublimis contains these proteins:
- a CDS encoding acetyl-CoA C-acyltransferase → MQIKEVVIVAAVRTPIGSFGGSLASLSATELGAIALKGALEKAGIDGQEVDQVIMGNVISANLGQAPARQAAKKAGLPDTVECTTVNKVCASGTKAIMFGAQAIMLGQSEVVLAGGMESMSNVPYYLDKARFGAKYGHGQMIDGLMKDGLWDPYHDFAMGVAADRTATHYGITREEQDAFAQQSYERSAAAAKAGKKKDEIVPVTITVRGKETVISDDEEYTKADFTKFAGLKPAFGKEGTVTAANASTLNDGAAAVLLMSREKAEQLGVKPLALIRGFADAEQAPEWFTTSPALAIPKALKHAGLEAKDVDFYEINEAFSVVSLANNKLLELEGIKVNPYGGAVSLGHPLGASGARIVTTLVNVLHNEGGKIGVAGICNGGGGASSLVVEKL
- a CDS encoding sensor histidine kinase, whose product is MSLRTKFVLFVVLIHAVLIVLAGQVMRTNAPLFVGLEVLLAVSILLTVQLYKGFVRPFHLIAAGTEAIRAKDFSMKFVPVGQREMDQLIDVYNHMIEELRKERVTQHEKSYLLESLIQASPAGVLLLTFDGRIEGVNPAAERMLNLPAAQLLGQEPAYLPGDWGSTLANLSEQAPQVVQLSGIQTYRAHCSRFIDRGFSRRFIVLEELTQDLIRQEKQAYEKLIRMMSHEINNSIGAINSILQSFHHYAPQLRPDDQPDFTEALDVSISRNTHLANFIANFANLVRLPLPQCHPTDVHELLRTTERLLHVQAGRRRIHWHTDFAPGPLVVRLDAQQLEQALLNICKNALEAIGEEGNLWVRTSREPACISIENDGPGIPPEVQRRLFTPFFSTKRDGQGIGLTLVRDILLAHGFSFELAPTPHGTTAFTIRLA
- a CDS encoding toxin-antitoxin system YwqK family antitoxin; its protein translation is MKRLALALLLLTSTAAQAQKLRRLTTYFDSTNTRKREIFSALVAADTVMQGPYKRFYYSGKLEAQTRYTDGKRDSAYVEFHPTGGRRLEVTYQQGVRQGPFKTYYPTGKIAQEGTYQDDQPTGTLRYYHPSGEVKLETTLSNGQPAGAIRELYPSGKPRVEITYQNGQANGPVKTYFENGQLQSEGVYSKGLLAGPYKTYYDNGQVETDVQADKSGKGSYRSFYRSGKLRTEGTYAPATLVGRAVKNPLADDLTKQAKNLAGGTSNLDGPAKSYYESGAVKSTQTYRQGVLVGTQQDFYESGKAQQKIEYANQGRDRRITAYYEDGLPKEEQQYKNGQPAGQWRTFHPGGKQVQKQETYVNGKLAGEQLTYYPTGTVQSKLTFENSKPIGLGQEFYPSGKLKAETTYVKGLKMGPFRQLREDGTPEITGAFRNGKETGVWSYFAPDGKTVQEKKTFRNGQVATDATPPAGRPAPTRKPAAPVKRK